A stretch of DNA from Rhodococcus sp. NBC_00297:
TGGCATCTCTGTCCGCGTGGTGGGTCCTCGTGCCACAGGCGCTGTGTTTCGTGCTCGTGCTGTTCGGCGGCCGCCTGTTCGACCGCGAGTATCGCCGCCATCTGCACGCAGACGACGTCCGACGCCCGTCCGGCCGGGCGCACTCCGGACCACGGTCGTGACCGAGGATCGCGGCCCCGAACCACGATTCGATGCCGTCATCCACGCACCGGTCCGGCTGCGCATCTGCGGGCTTCTACGCCGAGTCGACGAGATCGATTTCGCCATCATCCGCGACACCCTCGAGATCAGTGATGCGTCTCTGTCCAAACATCTCCGAGCTCTGTCGGACGCGGGCTACGTGTCGACGAAGAAGACGACATCACTCTCCCGCGGCGACTCGCGACTGGTGACGTGGGTCGAGCTGACCCGGGTCGGTCGCGATGCTTTCGACTCTCACATCGCAGAACTCGGACTCATCGCGCACGGTCGCCCGGAACAGTCGACGGCTCGGCAACCACTGTCGACGAGACTTCCCCACTTCGGACCGACACCCGAATTCGGCTGACGACCGCACGGCGCCGTCGCCTGATCCACGTCGTATCCACGTTGTTCATGCCGACGTCGACTCACCCGCCGTTCGAGTTCACCGGGGCTCGATATCAATGACCCGTCACCGTCGAACAGCGCAGCGGCACAGACAGAATTCGGGTCGCATCCTGTGCGCGGGGAGACCGGTGACGCAACGATCCGAGCGCCCGCCGACACGGGCACCCTGCTCGGCTCGGGCTCGCTCGCGCACGATTGACGTGAGGGCGACGACGGTGCACAGTGCGCGCATGACACCGCCGCGCGAGACCGCCGACCGTCACCGCGCCGTCGCCGCGACCTTCACCACGCTCGTCGAGTCCACGTCGGCCTGGGATGCCCCGGCGCCCGTGGACGGTTGGACCGCACGTGATGTGGTGGCGCACCTCGTCGACTGGTTCCCGGCGTTTCTGACGACGGCCACCGGGCTGGAACTCGATCATGGGCGCTCACCACTCCAGGACCCGGTCGATGCCTGGCGTGTCCACAGCGACGCCGTGCAGAGAGTGCTGGACGGGCCGGACGCCGCGACCCCGTTCCACCATCCGATGATCGGCGAGATGCCACTTCCCGCGGCGGTCGGCCAGTTCTACGTACCCGACGTCTTCATGCACTCGTGGGACCTCGCCGCGGCCGGCGGGCAGGACCTCTCACTCGACGCCGACTACTGCGCCGAACTGGTCGACGGCATGCGGCCGATCGAGGAGCTCATGCGGTCGTCCGGCCAGTACGGGCCGGCTGTCGCCGTACCCGACGACGCCGACGATCAGACGAGGCTACTCGGATTCATCGGGCGCGATCCGCATTTCCTCGGGCGCTGAGGCGCCGCGTCAGTCCTGCACTTCGTCTCGCTCGTGCTGCGTTCTCTGCTCGAGCTCGTCGTCGTCGAGATGGCTCGGTGTCTTGGCGTGAGCCCGGCGGTCCGGGTGCGCGTCCTCCGTGGGAACCAGGACGTCGTCGAGTGTGGGTTCGTCGTGTGGATCGGTCATGAGTGCGGCGTGCCCGCGGACGAGTCATCCAAACGTCCCCGTTCTCACTCCGCGATAACGACCCTGGACGCCCCAGACCGTGCAGGTGTGATCTGGATGAGAATCATTCACCGAGTCACGGAGGTCTCCATGAGCCAGAACCCACGCGTCGCCGTCGTCACCGGAGCAGCCCGAGGAATCGGTAAGAGCATTGCCGAACGCCTGGGCCGAGACGGTCTTCACGTCGTCGTCGCCGACCTGCCTGGTTCGAAGGACGGTGTCGACGAGACCGTCGAGACGATCGTCGGTGCCGGCGGTGTGGCCACGGGCGCCGCGGTCGACGTCGTGGACGAATCCTCGGTCGAATCGTTGGTGCGTACCGCGGTGGACGCAGGCGGGCGCCTCGACGTCTTCGTCGCGAATGCCGGAATCGCCCAGGTCGAGGAGCTGCTGAAATACGACAGCGCCGACTTCGACAAAATCTTCGACGTCAACGTCAAAGGCATCTTCAATTCCTACCGAGCCGCGGCCAACCAGTTCATCGCGCAGGGAGGCGGCGGCAAGATCATCGGCGCGGCCTCGATCGTCGCGTTCCGACCCTTCGCACTTCTCGGCCCCTACTCGGCGACGAAGTGGGCCGTACGCGGTCTCACCCAGGCCGCGGCCATGGAGTGGGCCGAACACGGCATCACCGTCAATGCCTACGGCCCCGGCATCGTCGGCACGGCGATGTGGGATCTCATCGACGAGAAGCTCGCCGCGAAGCACGGCCAGCAGAAGGGCGAGGCGCTCGCCGAGAACGCCCAGTCGATCCTGCTGGGCCGAGTATCGGTGCCCGACGATGTGGCGAAGCTCGTGAGCTTCATGGCATCTCCGGATTCCGACTACGTCACGGGTCAGACGATGCTCGTGGACGGTGGCATCCAGTTCTCCTGACGCGGACGAGGTCAGCCGGTGCGCAACCACCGGCTGATCTCGTTCGCCGCGGACCGCAACGCGTGCTCCACCTCGGCCGCCCGTCGACGGTCCACTTCCCGATCGGGGGTGCTGATGGCCGCGGCTCCCATGACCGCACCCGACGCATCATGGACAGCCACTGCAGCGCACGCTTTCGTCGGAACGAATTCCTCACGCTCCCATGCCACCCCACGACGGGACACCTCGGCGAGGTGGTGTTCCAGTTCGTCGCGGTCGGTGATGGTCGTGGACGTGAGCCGTTCGGTGCCATGGGTGTCGAGGTACTCGGCTGCGTCCTCGCGGGACATCGCAGCGAGCAGGATCTTGCCGAAGGCAGTCGCGTGCCCGGCCTCGTGGAAACCAAAGTTCAGCGGCGTGATGCGGGGGTGGGTGGCGCAGTCGGCGACATGCGCCACCACAACGTCGGACCCGCGGTAGACGGCGAAGTAGCTTGCCGTCCCCAGTGTCTCGTGCAGCTTCGAGATACGCTGCCGCACCGGCACAGGCACGCCGACCTGGCGATGCAGGCTGACACCGAGACGAGCCAACTTGTATCCCAGCTCGAACCGCTGTCGCGCTCGGAGATGAACGAGGTAGTCGCAACCGACGAGTACCTGCAGCAGACGGTAGGTCGTGGGCAGCGGGAAGCCCAGCACCTCGGAGACCTCCTTGGCGGTGGCGCCGCCGCGATCGGCCACCACCTCGAGCACGGCGAGGGTCTTCTCCACCGTGGCGACTCCGCCGGCTCCGGCGCGCCGCAACCGCGTCGGGACGTCGGGGGTCGGGGGATCACGGGGAATTCGATCGTCGTCGAGCACACCCCCATCGTCTCTCAGCACCGCCGCAGGGGGCGGAAGATCGAGCCCACGGGTTTCGTCGATCACAGAACTCGACGGGCGCGACGGTCCAACTCGCGGCGCACCCGGGTGCACTCGTTGGAGACCGACACGACGTCGTCCGGTGGCGCGTCGCGGGCAATGGCGGAACGGCGGTCCGTCACCAGCCGCTCGTACCGTTCCTGCAACAGATCGGTGGACATTTCCGCATAGTTCATCGCCCGACTCAGCTCTGACCGCGAGGGTGACCCGGCAGGTCACACCACACTCTCGATCTCCACGATCAGGATCCATCACCGGAGGTCGACTCGGGCATGAATGGCAGATCCCCCACGGACGGTCCATTGACCCGTTCCATTGTGGCGCCACCCTCTCGCGACGCGGTTGACGTGGAGACCGGCCGCGCCTAATTTGGGTGAACCTTCACCTGTATGGAACTGGAGCCCAGCGATGGCAGAGTCGATCGAGCAGCTGATGCACGCCAACCTCCTGCAGGTCTTCGGCGAACGGGACCCCGCGGCGAGGCGGGCCGCCATCGCGCGGACGTACACCGAGGACGTCGTCTTCTCCGATGCCGAGGCTCGGGTGCAGGGCCACGACGCACTCGATGCCAAGGTGCAGGCGATCCTCGACGACGCACCGGGATTCGTGTTCACCGCGGACGGCAGCGTTCACCTCATGCAGGACGCCGGCTACCTGGCGTGGGCACTCGGACCCGAGGGCTCCGATCCCGTCGTCCGCGGAGCCGATGTCGGCATCGTTCGCGACGGCCTCCTGGCACAGGTCTACACCGTCATCCTCACCTGAGGTCGGTGGCCGCCTCGATGCGGGCCGTCCGTCGTCGGCCGGGTACAACAGGACGATGACCGAGTACGACGTGGCATCCGAGTCTCCTTACGCCTTTCTCGGCGAGGAGGAGACACGGGCCTGGTACGCCTACATGAAGGTGCACCTGCGGCTGCGCTACGAGATGGATCACCAGCTGCGCGGCGATCACGGCATCTCCCTGGCCGACTACGACGTACTGGTGGCGCTGGTCAGCGATCCCGAGCGCACGCTCTCGGTGTCCGACCTCGCCACCCGCATCGGCTCCGAGCGCAGCAGGGTCTCGCATCAGCTCCGCAGCCTGAGCGCACGGGGACTCGTGACCCTGGCGACCGACCCCGACGACCGTCGAGTGACCCGAGTTGCACTGTCCGACAGAGGTAACGACACCCTCGCCGATGTCTCGCCGCGACACATCGACTTCGTGCGGTCCGTCTTCTTCGATGCCCTCACTCCCCCTCAGGTGCAGGAGATGTCGACGATGTTCGAGGGCATCTACGACCAGTTGATCCGACACGGGACACTGCCCCGGCCTGTCGACCATCCGTGAGTCACCCGACGCCGATCAGTCGGAGTCGGACGGGAACCCGGGAGAGCAACGACACATCGGATCTCACGGCGCTTCTCACGGGTTACCGACCCTCGAACACTTCCTGACACCGAGACTGGCGCGATTCACGAACTCCTGGTCGCCCGCTGCTCAGGAAACGGACCGCACGGCGCACGACGCGAGATACGCGGTGTCCGTTCATGCGAGCGTCGGGGCCCGCATGATGCAGAATCAGTCCATGACCACGGCGGAGTACGCATCTCCGCGACGAGCGCGCCCACCATTTCTCGATGTCGATCGGTCCGATCGTGCAGCGACCGAGGCGAAGGCCGCTGCGCTGGACCGAGACCTTCGCGACCGATGCGGTGTCCTGCTCGGCCTGATCGCCTCCGGGGACGACCGCGCGATGGTCGAACTGATGCTGGTCACTCGACCCGTGGTGTTCGCAGCGGCGTTGCGAGTTCTCGGAGACCGTGCGCGCGCCGAGGACACGGCTCAGGAGACGTACTTCCAGGTGTGGACCTCGGCCGGAACGTTCGACTCCGACCGAGGGACACCTCACGCCTGGTTGGCGACTCTCGCGCGCCGACGAGCGATCGACCGTTCGCGCTCCGACACGGCGTCGGCGAGGCGGGACACGGCGTACACCGCATCGCATTTCGACCGCGCTCACGACGGCGTCTGGGAAGCGGTGTGGACGAACGCCGACAACGATCTGCTGACGAAGGCGCTGATCGAACTGACCAGTCTGCAGAGAACCGCTGTCGACCTGGTCTACTTCCAGGGCCTGTCGTGCCGCGAAGCAGCCGAGCGGCTCGGCGTACCTCATGCCACCGTCAAGACCCGCGTGCGAGACGCCGTGCTGCGCTTGCGACTTCACCTCGCGCGCACCGCCTGAGCGAGCGCTCAGAGGGTGCAGCGAGTCCCTGCCTCGGGTGTGGCCAGCTCGACGAGATAGTCGGCCACGATGTCGTTCACGCAGGCATTCGCACCGGAGATCGCGACGGTGTGCTGCTCGCCGTCCACGGGGAGCAGCGTTCCGCCCAGAGTGTCCGCGAGGTTCACACCTCCTTCGTAGGGCGTGGACGGATCACCCGTGATCGAGATCGTCAGAGTGTCGGGAACGCCCTCGACATCCTGTGCGTAGGGAATTCCGAGTGTCGGCTCGGCCGGCCAGAACTCGCACGGATCACGAGCTCCCTCCGGACCGAGTCCCGCGTCCGTGAACGGCGCGATCTCCTGAATTCTCCGTTTGAGCTCGACTTCCTCCTCCGGTGTGTTGCGGTCCTCGTCCATGCAATTGACGGCGTAGAGCGCTTCGCTGAAGTTGGGGTGGGTGCCGTCCTCGTCGCGGCCGCCGAACACGTCGAGGATCTTCAGCAACGTGTCTCCCTGTCCCGCAGTGACCTCGGCTATCCCTCGGATGATGACAGGCCACACCGTCGAGTCGTAGAGTCCCGCGACCACCGCTCCGTATGCAGCGTCGAAGTCGAGGCGCCGACCGCTCTCGGTGACGATGGGATTCTCGACGAGAGGCCTGACGATGTCCTGGAACCTCTCGACCGCCCTGCTCGGATCGGGGCCCAGCGGACAGTCCGGAGACGCCGCACAGGACGCGGCCATCTCGTCGAACGAGCGCTGGAAGCCGGTGAACTGGTCGACTCTGCGGTCGGCCGTGCTCTGAGCGGGGTCGATGGCGCCGTCCAGGACCATGGCGCGCACGTTCTGAGGGAACATCTCGGCGTACACCGCTCCCAGTCTCGTTCCGTAACTCTGACCGAGGTAGCTCAGTTTCTCGTCGCCGAGCACCTCTCGCAGAATGTCCATGTCCCGCGCGGCATCTCGAGTTCCGACCGCCGAGAGGACGTCGTCGCCGCCCGAGCGCTCGGCGCAGCGTTCGACCAGGCGACGCGAGTCGTCCTCCGTCAGCGTTCTCGAGCCGGTCAGCACCGTGGTGTACGCCTCGCCGGCGTCGTTCTCGGCATCGGTGAAACAGTCGATCGCCGGTGTCGACGCACCGACCCCGCGAGGATCGAAGCCGATCAGGTCGAAGTGTTCGGTCACGCGACTGTCCGCCAAGGTCGTCGCACCCGCGGCGGCCATGCTCATTCCCGGCCCACCGGGCCCACCCGGATTGAGCAGCAGTGACCCGATTCGCTCACCCCGCGCGGGTGCCTTCAGCAGGGCGATCTGCGCCGTCCGACCGTCGGGATCGTCGTAGTCCAACGGCACGGTCACGTGAGCACACTCGAAGGTCGGGTCGGCGGCGAACGCAGTGGCATCGGCCGATGTCACCGCGTACCCGTCGCACGATTCGAAGGCCACGTCCTGGCCGTGAACACTGCTCAGATCCGGCTCGGTCCGCGGTTGCGCACACCCGGCGAGCACCAGCGCAGTGACTGCCACGGTGACTCCTGCCGTCCTGCGGCTCACGACAGCGACCCGCTCGGTGCGTGGACGGACGAGGGACTCGCGGAATGCTCGCGCCCACCAAGGTGCTGGGCGAGGAACCGCTCGACCTCGCTGTAGAACGCGATGGTGTTCTCGGGGTTGACGAACCCGTGTCCTTCGTCGTCGAAGACGAGGTAGTCGACGTGGACCCCACACGAGCGGAGGGTGGCGACGACGTTGTCGGACTCGGCTCTGGTGACACGAGGGTCGTTGGCTCCCTGCGCGATGAGCAGGGGCGCCATGGACGCGTCGAGACGGCTGATCGGGGACCGCGCGAGCATGTCCGCTTCCTGCTCCGGGTCACTCGGGTCGCCGACGAACCGGTACCAGTTGTTGACCAGGCTGGCCCGGAGAAAGGACGGTTGTGTCCTCATGAAGTTGGCGAGGTCCGAGATGCCGACCAGATCGACCGCCGCGGTGAACACGTCGGGGGTGAAGGTCGCGCCGACCAACGCGGCGTACCCGCCGTACGAGCCGCCCATGATCGCGACGCGCTCACGATCGGCGTACCCCTGCTGTACGGCCCACTCCACCGCGTCGACCAGGTCGTCGTGCATCGCGCCCGCGAATTCCCCCACCGCGGCGTTGGTGTGAGCCTTCCCGTAGCCGGTGGAACCGCGGAAGTTGACCTGCAGCACGGCATACCCGCGGTTGGCGAGCATCTGCACGACGGAATCGAAGCCCCACGAGTCGCGATACCAGGGGCCGCCGTGCACGAACAGCACCAGCGGCAGCGCGGTCGGGTCGACGCCGAGAGGCAACGTCAGGAAAGACGGCAGCGCACGCCCGTCGCGCGCCTCGATGGTCACCGGTTCCATCGGCGCCATCGCGGTCGGCTCGAGATGCGGGTACGGACGGAACAACTGGCGGCTCGCACCCGCGGTGTGGTCGTAGAGAAAGGTGACAGCGGGATCCCGATCGTGCACGAAGCTGACGGTCCAGCGCAGTCCGCTCCGGTCCGAGGACAGTGCGCCGACATCGCCGTCCGAGAGCTGTTCGAGTGCGCGCAGGATCTCTCCGAAGCGCGGGTCGAGCACCCGTATCTCCTGACGCTCGCCCAGGTATCGCACCCCGAGCAGGTCGCCGGTCTCGGCGTCGCAGATCAGGGGCGACAATGTCTGTTCGACAGCGCGGCGGGCTGCGTCGAGTTCCAACGTCGGGTGCGAGTCGACGACGGTCTCCTCGCCGGTGTCGAGGTCGACGCGCACGAGGTGAGTCAGATCGCGCCCGCGGGTCGAGCCCATCCACAAGCCTGTACCGTCCGGGGTCATCTCGGTCGGGGTGATCCCGATCGGGTAGTCCGTGGCGTCGATCGACGCGATCGGAGTCCGTGTTCCCGACGGGGTGACCCGGGACAGGAGCAGGTGGCCGTCGTCGGTCGTCTCCTGCTCGACGAGAATGTCGCCATCCGCGAGCATCAGCAATCGGTCCGTTCCGGCGCTGCGCCCGATCATGGTGATCTCACCGGTCGCGACGTCGATCCTGTGAAGGTCGAACTCGGCAGGGTTCCGCGCGTTGAGCATCACCGTGTAGCTGCCTGTACTCCCGCGCACCGGCAGGAGTCCGACAGCACGAGCGCCGGGGAACGGCGTGAGATCGACGGCGGGACTGCAGGGATCGTCGAGATCGACACGGAACACGTGGTGGTTCTCGTCGCCTCCACTGTCCTGCAGGTACAGCAGCCACCGGGGGTCGTCGGTCCACTCGAACTTCATGACGCTGCGGGTCTCGTCAGCGCTCACGCATCGTGCATCACCCACGGCGGAGAGATCCGGGGCGATGTCCTGCACCCAGACGTTGAGCCTGTTCCTCCACGGTGCGAGGAAGGCGATTCTGTTGCCTTCCGGAGAGATTCGGGCACCGACCGCGGCGGGCGGGCCGAAGAGGTCGTCGATCGCGATCAGATCGGGTGCAGTGGTCATGGGAGGTCCTCTCCTCTGGTGGGGCGGGTGTCGAGCTGTCTGTCAGTGGTGTCTCTCAACGGACGAAGTGGGTGGTCGAACGCCGGAACGCCCAGACGGTGACCACCACGGCGACCGCGAACAACGGCGCACCCATCGCGATTCTCGCGACGGCGAGCCAGCCGGTGGCGTCGGTGTCGTACAGCCAGTCCTGCACGAGGTACCGGGCACCGAAGAGCACCGCGAAGGTGAGAGTGGCGACGTCGTGGGCGCGGCGCACCGAGGAGTTCCGTCGCCATGCATATCGGTTGCCGTGCAGCGCGTTCCACAGCAGGCCGGTCACCGGTCTGCGGATCAACACCGATGCGAGTACCACGACGCCGGCCACCAGGCTGGTCCAGATGCCGAGAAGGAAGTAGCCGCTCGCACTGCCACTCATCGCCGCGACGGCGCCGGCGGCGAGAACGCCGACGAGACCGCCGCTCGCCCCGGCGATCGACTCACCACCTCGGACGCGATGGACGGTCAGTCCCAGTGCGACGAGCACCGCGGCGCCGATCGCGACCGGCAGCGTCCAGACGGCGTTCGCGACGACGAACACGATCACCGGTATCGCGGTGCGGATCATGCCGCTGGTGCCACCCAGACTGTCCACCACCCTCGCGCCGGCATCGGTGGTCGGTGCGTCCTGCGTGCTGTCGTGCGGCGGGTTCGTCATGTCGCCCTCCTTGCGCCTCGGTCGATCCGGTCGAATGTGTTCATCGACAACCAGAGTCGTCGAGCTGACCGACCGCTGCCAGTGCCTGCGTGCACCGGATACGGTGACACTGTCATCGACCGGTCATGACAGATGTCACGGCGTCAGCCGGTGCTCACTGCGTCGCCCGAGGACACTGCGTCGCCCGAGGACACTGGGCGTCCTTCTCCGGCATGGTGCCGTCGACGAGATAGTCGGTGACCACCTCCTGCGCGCAGGGGTTGGTTCCGAGTGCGAAGACACCGTGCCCACTGCCGTCGACGGTGAGCAGCCGGGAACGATCTCCGAAGTGCTCGTCGAGCAGTTCACCGCCGCTCGAGGGCGTGACCGGATCACGTCGATGCTGCGCGATGAGGATGTTCGTCGGTCCGTCGGAGTCGATGGAGACCGGGGGTTCGGTCGGGGCATGGGCCCAGAACGCGCACGGCATGATGTTCGCCGCCGCTGCGCCGAACAGCGGGTAGTCGACCCTGTCGGTGGCGACGGCACTCTCGTAGGTGGTCACGTCGTGCGGCCACTCGACGTCGTTGCAGGTGACCGCCAGGAAGACGGACCACGAGTTGTCGCCGGCCGACGGTACTGGAGCCCCCTGCGGAAGGTCCCCACCCTGACCCGCCGCGAGGCCGTCCCGGTACGAGACCCACGCATCGGCCGCAGTCTCGTACGTCGCCGGGTTGTACAGCGTGACGAAGGTGGCCAGACGGAACGAGCGACCGTCGACCCCGTTCACGGGCGTGGCATCGAGCCTGGAGGCGATGTCGAAGTACGTCGCCCGCACCTCGTCCTCGGTCGCACCGAGACCGTATCGGTCGTGACGCTCGGCCATCCACCGGGCGAGATCCGGGAAGGTGTCTTCCATTCCTCGGGAATAGCGCCGCATCCCGGCTCGATCGAGATGGGTGTCACCGATGTTGCTGTCCAACACGATTCGGTCGGTGCTCTCGGGGAACATCGACGCATAGGCCGCGCCCAGCGCCGAGCCGTAGGAGTAGCCGAGGAAGCTCGCGGTGTCCTCGCCGAGAGCAGCTCGGACGCGGTCGAGGTCCCGCGCCATGTTCGCGGTGCTCACGTGGCGCAGCAGGCCGTCGTCCTCGGCGGCGCACCGGCGCGCGACTTCTCTCGCAGTACGAACCTGCTCGTCGAAGGCAGCCTGGTCGTACGCGTACGGCGGGACTGCGCCGTAGTAGTGCAGGTCGTCGGTGAAGCCGCAGCTGATGGGACTGGAATGGCCCACCCCACGGGTGTCCATGCCGATGAGGTCGTAACTGTCCAGCACGGACTGCGGCATGCCCCGATTCACCAGGAACGTCGGTTGGTCGAGCCCCGTACCACCGGGGCCGCCCGGGTTGAGCAACAGCACCCCTCGCCGTTCCTCCGGCTTCTGGGAGGGCAGCCGAGAGATCATGACGTCGATCTGTCCAGCATCGGGGTCGTCGTAGTCGATCGGCACGGGCACCGACGCGCACTGCAGGCGCGACGGTTCCTCCGCTGGGTCACCGACGTCGTCGGGACATGAGGCCCACTCGAGGTCGGGCATGGAATATGGTTGCTGCACTGCAGTATCGGGCTGAGACGCGGTGGAGGTCGTCGAGCAGCCGACGAGAACGAGGCTGATCGCGGCCACCGCAGCAGTACGCGTGTCGTATCGGTTCACGGGATGTCCATTCGGTAGCAGGGGTGGCCGACGGCCGATCAGTTGCCGGCGGCGTCGAGCCAGTGATAACGCAGTCGCAGAGCGCGTTCCGTGCTGCCCACGGCGGCACCGACGGTGGAGGCGACCGTCGACCACGTCGGCAGATCGATCGGTGCGGCGATGACACCGACCGACTCGGCGATCGGCGGAATTCGAGACACCGTCTCGACGAGATACACCGCGAGCGACAGGACTCCGCTGAGAACGAGGGCGATCGAGACGACGCCGATGACCGAACTCGCCGCGGGGTGTCGCCTGTCGAATCGGGCCCGGCGCCCTTCGGCCGAGCGAGGGTCGGGGCTCAGCTGCCGCTCGCTCCCGTCAGCGGAGACGAGATGGCACCGCTTGACACCGAAACCACTCATCGCGACCTCGATGCGGCCGTCCTCGACGGGGAACGCGGCGGGCAGTGCCGACCGTGCTTCGCACAGACCGTCTCTGTACAGATCGGCCGTGACAGAACCGGAGGCCTGGTCCTGCCAGTGCCTGATGTCGACGGACCATTCCGGCTCATGGGGGCCCGACGGTGGGAGATGAAACAGCGCACGTCCCAGCAACTGCCACCATCGGAACGGCTGCAGTGCTCGCCCGTCGCCGGGTCGCACCCGACGAGCCGCGCGGCGGCGCCTGACTCGATCGAACATGATTCGCTCCTCTTCCGCCGGCCGTGCCATTAGCACGCTGTACTGTCGCGAACGATGGCGACGACGCTAGCACACCGTGCTAGCACATTGTGCTGGTCGCGTGATCGGTCCTGCTCCGAGCAGGAACGAGCGCAGAGGAACAGAGGGGACGCGATGCCGACACCGGAGGAACCCGGCCCGGACACGCGGGCGCGGATACTCATCGCTGCCTGCGAGATGATCGGTGAGGACCCGGCGTCGACACTCAGCGTGCGATCGGTCGCCGCGCGCGCCGGAGTGAGCATGGGTTCTCTCCGTCATCACTTCCCCACCCAGCGCGCACTGCGCGAGGCCGTTCTCGCCACGATCTACGACGTGGTGACACCGGACGCCGACGTCATCCACGACCGATCGATACCGGCTCGGGATCGCCTCGTGCGCTGCCTCGAGCAGGTCCTGGTGCCTGCCGTCGGTGCGCAGGCGCGGCGCGCGTTGATCAGCACCGTCGAGGCGTTCGCAGTACCCGAACCCACCGCAGACATCCGAGCCGCCTACGCGTCCTTCGCCGAGGAAGCGCACCGGAGAGTCGAGCAGTGGCTCGACATTCTCGCCGCCGAAGGTGCAGCGCCACAGGGTGATCAGTCGCTGAACGCCGCGTTCCTCAACACGGTTCTCGACGGCCTGTTCTGGGACCGGGCGATGCCCACCGATCCCGCCACGCTGCACCGAGCGACCGCCATTCTCCAGCATGCAGTGGATTCGGTCCTCACGCCGCCGTGACCACGTCGAGGATGTGGCTCGGGGCTTCATCCTCACCGCGAGGAGAGGGATGACCCGCGCTGCGCCGTCTCGACACCGCCCGGTGGTCGTGATATGCCTGGCGGCATCGTCGCCACCGCGCACGCATCGACCGACCGGAAGGTCCACCCATGACCGCCGACCTCGCCGCAGGCCCCGACACCCACTCGTCCTCGGCATGGGCGCCGCTGCGTGGCCGGGTGTATCGCACGCTGTTCATCGCTCAGTTGGTGTCGAACATCGGCCTGTGGATGCAGACGGTGGGATCACAGTGGTTCCTGGTGGAGCAGAACAGCAGCGCGACGGTGGTCGCCCTCGTGCAGACGGCCAGCCTGCTGCCCACCTTGTTCTTCGCCCTCCTCGCCGGCGGACTCGCCGATCTGCTCGATCGGCGCAAGTTGTTGATCGCGATCAGCACGTACACCGCCATCGCCGCGACGGCCACCGCGGTGCTCGCCTTCACCGACGTGCTGACCCCGGTGATGTTGCTGGCGATGACGTTCCTGCTGGGGTGCGGCTCTGCGCTGTCGTCTCCCGCATGGCAGGCCATTCAGCCGGAACTGGTCCCGGCCGAACAGATCCCGGCAGCATCCGCCCTGGGCGGCGTGACCGTGAACGGTGCGCGCGCCGTCGGCCCGGCCATCGGCGGCGTGATCGTGGCTGCGGCCGGACCCGCCGCGGTGTTCGCCATCAACGCCCTGACGTTCGTCGTCATCATCGGCGCGCTCGTGTGGTGGCGTCGGCCCGCAGACGATCGATCCGTCGACCGAGAGCGCCTCGGCAGGTCCATGCTGACCGGGCTGCACTACATGCAGTCCGCACCGATCGTGCGCCGGATCCTGCTGCGCTCGGCCCTGTTCGCCTTCCCGGCATCGGCGCTGTGGGCCCTGCTGCCCCTGGCCTCTTCGCGCCACCTGCACTTCGGCGCGTCGGGGTACGGGCTCGTCCTGGGAATGCTCGGTGTCGGCGCAGTGTCCGGCGTGGCGCTCTACCCGCGGTTGCG
This window harbors:
- a CDS encoding IclR family transcriptional regulator: MLDDDRIPRDPPTPDVPTRLRRAGAGGVATVEKTLAVLEVVADRGGATAKEVSEVLGFPLPTTYRLLQVLVGCDYLVHLRARQRFELGYKLARLGVSLHRQVGVPVPVRQRISKLHETLGTASYFAVYRGSDVVVAHVADCATHPRITPLNFGFHEAGHATAFGKILLAAMSREDAAEYLDTHGTERLTSTTITDRDELEHHLAEVSRRGVAWEREEFVPTKACAAVAVHDASGAVMGAAAISTPDREVDRRRAAEVEHALRSAANEISRWLRTG
- a CDS encoding maleylpyruvate isomerase N-terminal domain-containing protein, which encodes MTPPRETADRHRAVAATFTTLVESTSAWDAPAPVDGWTARDVVAHLVDWFPAFLTTATGLELDHGRSPLQDPVDAWRVHSDAVQRVLDGPDAATPFHHPMIGEMPLPAAVGQFYVPDVFMHSWDLAAAGGQDLSLDADYCAELVDGMRPIEELMRSSGQYGPAVAVPDDADDQTRLLGFIGRDPHFLGR
- a CDS encoding sigma-70 family RNA polymerase sigma factor, with translation MTTAEYASPRRARPPFLDVDRSDRAATEAKAAALDRDLRDRCGVLLGLIASGDDRAMVELMLVTRPVVFAAALRVLGDRARAEDTAQETYFQVWTSAGTFDSDRGTPHAWLATLARRRAIDRSRSDTASARRDTAYTASHFDRAHDGVWEAVWTNADNDLLTKALIELTSLQRTAVDLVYFQGLSCREAAERLGVPHATVKTRVRDAVLRLRLHLARTA
- a CDS encoding transcriptional regulator, producing MTEDRGPEPRFDAVIHAPVRLRICGLLRRVDEIDFAIIRDTLEISDASLSKHLRALSDAGYVSTKKTTSLSRGDSRLVTWVELTRVGRDAFDSHIAELGLIAHGRPEQSTARQPLSTRLPHFGPTPEFG
- a CDS encoding nuclear transport factor 2 family protein yields the protein MAESIEQLMHANLLQVFGERDPAARRAAIARTYTEDVVFSDAEARVQGHDALDAKVQAILDDAPGFVFTADGSVHLMQDAGYLAWALGPEGSDPVVRGADVGIVRDGLLAQVYTVILT
- a CDS encoding SDR family oxidoreductase, giving the protein MSQNPRVAVVTGAARGIGKSIAERLGRDGLHVVVADLPGSKDGVDETVETIVGAGGVATGAAVDVVDESSVESLVRTAVDAGGRLDVFVANAGIAQVEELLKYDSADFDKIFDVNVKGIFNSYRAAANQFIAQGGGGKIIGAASIVAFRPFALLGPYSATKWAVRGLTQAAAMEWAEHGITVNAYGPGIVGTAMWDLIDEKLAAKHGQQKGEALAENAQSILLGRVSVPDDVAKLVSFMASPDSDYVTGQTMLVDGGIQFS
- a CDS encoding MarR family winged helix-turn-helix transcriptional regulator; amino-acid sequence: MTEYDVASESPYAFLGEEETRAWYAYMKVHLRLRYEMDHQLRGDHGISLADYDVLVALVSDPERTLSVSDLATRIGSERSRVSHQLRSLSARGLVTLATDPDDRRVTRVALSDRGNDTLADVSPRHIDFVRSVFFDALTPPQVQEMSTMFEGIYDQLIRHGTLPRPVDHP